Proteins from one Chitinophaga oryzae genomic window:
- a CDS encoding heparin lyase I family protein: MKRSPVFFQCIAFLAMVSVIPLTSCQKEQQSIETVPATNSSPKPEALATGDTLLNVSYESGTLNSGIAGLGTTAASAPDAAYMITPGSTGNYGIAHKVTLDDTAYSSAGQPRSESDALNITSARYQPGDARRYEFSVLLKDWTTWTSPMPADAEILFQAKPTSSGPSFFIAAKRNAIVFRHGASAQDNLVADYTGYINQWIDFRVDVLWSNSGTGTYSVYTRLPGGSYTLKAQYSNESTYNSTSAYGYIKWGLYRADQSTANGSVATRIAYHDNIRIIAL, encoded by the coding sequence ATGAAAAGAAGCCCTGTGTTTTTTCAGTGTATCGCCTTTCTGGCGATGGTGTCTGTTATTCCCCTGACATCATGCCAAAAAGAGCAACAGTCCATCGAAACAGTACCGGCAACGAACAGCAGCCCGAAACCCGAAGCGCTGGCAACAGGTGACACCTTGCTCAACGTTAGCTATGAATCCGGTACGCTTAACTCGGGCATCGCGGGTCTTGGCACTACAGCCGCCTCAGCACCCGACGCAGCTTATATGATCACACCAGGCAGTACGGGCAACTACGGTATCGCGCATAAAGTCACGCTGGACGATACCGCCTATAGTTCTGCCGGCCAGCCCAGAAGCGAAAGCGACGCTCTAAACATTACCAGTGCCAGGTATCAGCCTGGCGACGCCAGGCGCTACGAATTCAGTGTGCTGTTGAAAGACTGGACCACCTGGACCTCCCCCATGCCGGCCGATGCAGAAATCCTGTTCCAGGCAAAACCAACTAGCAGCGGCCCCTCGTTTTTCATAGCCGCTAAAAGAAATGCGATCGTTTTCAGGCACGGCGCAAGTGCCCAGGACAACCTGGTAGCTGATTACACCGGCTATATCAATCAATGGATAGACTTCCGGGTGGATGTATTATGGTCCAACAGCGGCACAGGCACCTACAGCGTATATACCAGGCTTCCGGGCGGAAGCTATACGCTGAAAGCACAATATTCCAATGAGTCGACCTATAACTCGACCAGCGCCTATGGCTATATCAAATGGGGATTGTATCGCGCGGACCAATCAACCGCGAACGGGTCTGTCGCCACACGCATTGCGTATCATGACAACATCAGGATTATTGCGTTATGA
- a CDS encoding MFS transporter, whose translation MTNGKINKSALFTGSCFALITTAFTFSIRAGILPQLAARFNLTGEQLGFINLMFFLGFPVSMIIGGLVYHSFGPKRIMQVAFVTHTIGILMTIYSGGYVSLLASTLFIGFGNGCTEAACNPLIADAFAGRDMNKMLNRFHMWFPGGIVIGSLISKFMTDLHLGWQAQMWVTMAPTIMYAVLFYGKTFVVREEAATSSLSQNFAAMLSPLYIFLFICMAFTAITEFGPNQWVSVIMSNSGASPMLILALTTGLMAAGRFFAGPVVRLLGQTGVLLTSAVLATIGIYMFSTVTGPLAYVATVIFALGVCYFWPVMVGSVAQRVPESGALGMSIIGGIGMFSTAIFQPFIGSWIDSARAEKAAAGLTGGALELAAGQATLVNMITFPAILIVLFTILFFWQRKATFAPTAAAH comes from the coding sequence ATGACTAATGGTAAAATTAACAAAAGCGCGCTGTTTACAGGTAGCTGTTTTGCTTTAATTACAACTGCTTTTACTTTCTCCATCCGTGCGGGCATTTTGCCGCAGCTGGCTGCCCGGTTTAACCTTACCGGTGAGCAATTAGGATTTATTAACCTGATGTTCTTTTTAGGGTTTCCTGTCTCTATGATCATCGGCGGTTTGGTATATCATTCTTTTGGCCCGAAGAGAATTATGCAGGTGGCTTTTGTGACCCATACGATTGGTATTTTGATGACGATATATTCGGGAGGATATGTCAGTCTGCTGGCATCCACGCTGTTTATCGGATTTGGTAACGGCTGCACTGAGGCTGCCTGTAACCCTTTGATCGCAGACGCCTTTGCCGGCCGCGATATGAATAAGATGCTGAACAGGTTTCATATGTGGTTTCCCGGCGGCATTGTGATTGGCTCGCTGATTTCAAAATTTATGACAGACCTTCATCTGGGATGGCAGGCGCAGATGTGGGTGACCATGGCGCCTACTATCATGTATGCTGTTTTGTTCTACGGGAAAACTTTCGTGGTAAGGGAAGAAGCAGCTACAAGTTCCCTCTCGCAAAATTTTGCAGCGATGCTAAGCCCGCTCTATATATTCCTGTTTATTTGCATGGCCTTTACGGCTATAACGGAATTTGGCCCTAACCAGTGGGTGAGTGTTATCATGAGTAACAGTGGTGCCAGTCCTATGCTGATTCTTGCGCTCACCACCGGGTTGATGGCCGCGGGCAGATTTTTTGCAGGCCCGGTCGTGCGCCTGTTGGGGCAAACGGGGGTGCTTTTAACATCTGCTGTTTTAGCTACCATTGGCATTTACATGTTCAGTACGGTAACTGGTCCGCTCGCTTATGTTGCTACGGTGATATTTGCCCTGGGCGTATGTTATTTCTGGCCCGTGATGGTGGGCAGTGTTGCACAACGGGTACCTGAAAGCGGCGCCCTGGGGATGTCCATCATCGGCGGAATCGGGATGTTCTCTACTGCCATATTCCAACCGTTTATCGGAAGCTGGATCGATTCGGCAAGGGCGGAAAAAGCGGCAGCGGGCCTCACCGGCGGAGCGTTGGAGCTGGCTGCCGGTCAGGCCACACTGGTAAATATGATTACTTTCCCGGCGATATTGATCGTCCTGTTTACCATTTTATTTTTCTGGCAGCGGAAAGCGACTTTTGCTCCCACTGCAGCGGCGCATTAA
- a CDS encoding YdcF family protein, protein MNKLLIVLGAPNDHLGNLSQIAEDRLACTCHFYGANNDFKIICTGGFGPHFNTTDRPHYDYAKKYLTDRNVPAGAFLDCPLSANTIEDFQMTRERVLEEKPDILVVITSDFHLPRARFLYDRIIGYPRVVFLPAPSALPPEQLSPLLEHEARALQKLQERDYTG, encoded by the coding sequence ATGAATAAGCTATTGATCGTATTGGGAGCGCCCAATGATCATTTGGGGAATCTGTCACAGATCGCTGAGGACAGGTTGGCCTGCACCTGTCACTTTTACGGCGCCAACAATGATTTTAAAATTATTTGTACGGGTGGCTTTGGTCCGCATTTTAATACGACTGACCGGCCACATTATGATTATGCAAAAAAGTACCTGACAGACAGGAATGTTCCTGCCGGCGCTTTTTTAGACTGTCCGCTGTCTGCCAATACAATTGAAGACTTTCAAATGACCAGGGAGCGGGTACTGGAAGAAAAACCTGACATACTGGTGGTAATCACCTCCGACTTCCATCTCCCAAGGGCCAGGTTTTTGTATGACAGAATTATTGGGTATCCGCGGGTGGTATTTCTCCCGGCGCCTTCTGCTTTGCCCCCGGAGCAACTTTCACCTTTGCTGGAACATGAAGCACGGGCATTACAAAAATTACAGGAAAGGGATTATACCGGATAA
- a CDS encoding LytR/AlgR family response regulator transcription factor, with product MEIKCIIVDDEALAREGLKKYIGTLDFLSLVASCNNVASARKTLETTPVDLMFLDINMPKASGLQLLETLSDPPVTILVTAYPDYALDGFRLNVLDYLLKPLSLQRFTQSMLKAQDYFGLRRQPAVTANSPVRDYIFVKHKQVYEKVMLADILFVESMQNYVLIQTIHTKIIAYLTFKNVEQQLPSDSFLKIHKSYIVNLHQVNKLDSNMVQAGGHTLPVSRSQRELLMQVVSKRLLSK from the coding sequence ATGGAAATTAAATGTATTATCGTGGATGACGAGGCCCTGGCCAGGGAAGGATTAAAAAAATACATCGGGACGTTGGATTTCCTGTCGTTGGTGGCCAGCTGCAATAATGTGGCTTCGGCGCGTAAAACATTGGAGACAACCCCTGTGGACCTCATGTTTCTCGATATCAATATGCCCAAGGCGAGCGGACTGCAGCTGTTGGAGACATTGTCGGATCCTCCGGTGACCATCCTGGTGACGGCCTACCCGGACTATGCGCTGGATGGCTTCCGGCTGAATGTACTGGACTACCTGTTGAAACCACTCTCGCTGCAACGCTTTACCCAGTCGATGCTCAAAGCACAGGACTATTTCGGGCTTCGCCGGCAGCCGGCGGTCACCGCCAATTCTCCCGTAAGAGACTACATCTTCGTAAAACATAAACAGGTATACGAAAAGGTGATGCTGGCTGATATTCTTTTCGTGGAAAGCATGCAAAACTATGTGCTCATCCAAACCATCCATACGAAGATTATAGCCTACCTGACGTTTAAAAACGTAGAGCAACAGCTGCCGTCGGATAGCTTTCTGAAAATACATAAGTCATATATCGTCAACCTCCATCAGGTAAATAAACTGGACAGCAATATGGTGCAGGCCGGAGGGCATACCCTGCCGGTGAGCCGCAGCCAGCGGGAATTGCTGATGCAGGTGGTGAGTAAACGGCTGCTGAGTAAATAG
- a CDS encoding sensor histidine kinase: protein MDVVLTFLQVHMQGLPYLEAFWLAVIESIPGALCAFLFCYWLLPVFMKRRKMLLFALLAVVICFVASLATVILSLPMLCESAGKVMAAPQTCGLQTVFPGHFIGMLFTSGTVCGIRFYQEYVKTLIDHEQLHTTHLEAEMRLLRDQLNPHFMFNMMNSIHVLIERDAGQAADMVLEFSDMLRYQLHDASRPAIPLQQEVGYLQNYVNVENKRRCNELKVTCNWETPLPPYYISPLILAPFVENAFKHVSQFPDQDNFIGIDLFLEEDTLFFVVKNSKEPDPLDIAEDARPKGIGLANVRKRLLLLYPDQHFLSIEETADLFVVYLEIKTDVLR from the coding sequence ATGGATGTGGTACTTACCTTTTTGCAGGTCCACATGCAGGGGCTGCCTTACCTGGAAGCCTTCTGGCTGGCGGTGATCGAATCCATTCCCGGGGCGCTCTGCGCTTTTTTGTTCTGTTACTGGCTGCTTCCGGTTTTTATGAAGCGCCGGAAAATGCTTCTGTTTGCCTTGCTGGCCGTGGTGATCTGCTTTGTTGCCAGCCTGGCCACCGTGATTTTAAGTTTGCCGATGTTATGTGAAAGTGCCGGCAAGGTAATGGCCGCCCCTCAAACATGCGGCCTGCAGACGGTGTTCCCCGGTCACTTTATCGGCATGCTTTTTACCAGCGGAACAGTCTGTGGTATTCGCTTTTACCAGGAATATGTTAAGACCCTGATAGATCACGAGCAGCTCCATACCACCCACCTGGAAGCGGAAATGAGACTGCTGCGGGACCAGCTGAACCCGCATTTTATGTTTAATATGATGAACAGCATCCATGTGCTGATAGAAAGGGATGCCGGCCAGGCTGCCGACATGGTGCTGGAGTTCTCCGATATGCTAAGGTACCAGCTCCACGATGCTTCCAGGCCTGCCATACCACTGCAGCAGGAAGTGGGCTACCTCCAGAATTATGTGAATGTGGAAAACAAACGGCGATGCAATGAGCTGAAAGTAACCTGTAACTGGGAAACACCGCTACCGCCTTATTACATCTCACCATTGATCCTGGCGCCCTTTGTAGAGAATGCTTTTAAGCATGTATCCCAGTTTCCGGACCAGGATAACTTTATAGGAATAGATCTCTTCCTGGAGGAGGACACGCTTTTTTTTGTCGTTAAAAACAGTAAAGAGCCCGACCCGTTGGACATCGCAGAGGATGCCCGTCCCAAGGGGATCGGGCTGGCCAATGTGCGGAAAAGACTCCTCCTTCTATACCCCGATCAGCACTTTTTGTCAATAGAAGAAACAGCAGACCTGTTCGTGGTTTATCTCGAAATAAAAACCGATGTTCTCAGATAA
- a CDS encoding RNA polymerase sigma-70 factor — protein MHRYAYTFLKSNEAAGDAVQSVFLKIWEKRALLVEEQGVRAYLYTAIQHHCLNIMRRQKIMEKYQSQLQHPSESGNKLISKENYDRILHAIDQLPEQCKIVFLKSRFEKKSYQEISRELNISVKTVEVHMGKALRILRGKLSGILFLYMLIINFTLNSN, from the coding sequence TTGCATAGGTATGCTTATACATTTCTCAAGAGCAATGAAGCCGCCGGCGATGCAGTACAATCCGTTTTTCTGAAAATCTGGGAGAAAAGGGCCCTGCTTGTTGAAGAACAAGGGGTGAGGGCATACCTGTATACAGCCATACAGCACCATTGCCTCAATATTATGCGCCGGCAGAAAATAATGGAAAAATACCAGTCACAGCTCCAGCATCCAAGTGAATCCGGGAATAAGCTGATATCAAAAGAAAACTATGACCGGATACTGCATGCCATAGATCAGCTCCCGGAACAATGCAAGATCGTATTCCTTAAAAGCAGGTTTGAAAAAAAGTCCTACCAGGAAATTTCGAGGGAGCTCAACATCTCGGTAAAAACAGTGGAAGTACACATGGGCAAGGCACTACGCATCCTCCGGGGTAAGCTGTCCGGCATTCTCTTTCTGTATATGCTTATCATCAATTTTACCCTCAACAGCAATTAA
- a CDS encoding FecR family protein: MELADEEINQLITSFLSGEASPGEAMILEDWKRARRENQELFDKISLVWHEIDGRVYDPLPEPAAWEKITTVRKQQKFRRHLLVRSVAAITMVITCGYFVMRYSLRPPEEQPQLNLYSISNPLRDTLPDQSVVEMETGSSLQYYATQNRRRVVMKGRSMFHVTGASKLPFEVDAGALKIKVLGTVFQVVNEKNDQRVSVSCGRVLVISPHDSLVLKAGQSATYSPATEKLQLHENIKQPNYTVSPRHFHFVNSSLTVICRQLADAYDASIILADSSLQPLTMSADFRNESLDNIMNVIAATLSIQYHHSNDSIILNAKRTN; encoded by the coding sequence ATGGAACTGGCAGACGAAGAGATAAATCAACTCATTACAAGCTTTTTATCCGGCGAAGCCTCACCCGGTGAAGCGATGATACTGGAAGACTGGAAACGGGCGCGGCGTGAAAACCAGGAACTGTTTGACAAAATCAGCCTGGTCTGGCATGAGATAGATGGCAGGGTTTATGACCCGCTCCCTGAACCGGCAGCCTGGGAGAAAATAACAACGGTACGCAAACAGCAAAAATTCCGGCGGCACCTGCTTGTGCGCAGCGTTGCAGCGATAACAATGGTTATTACATGCGGTTACTTTGTTATGCGTTATTCCTTACGGCCGCCGGAAGAGCAGCCACAGCTCAACCTGTATAGTATCAGCAATCCTCTCAGGGATACCCTACCGGACCAATCGGTTGTCGAAATGGAAACAGGCTCCTCATTACAGTATTATGCGACGCAAAACCGCCGCCGGGTGGTGATGAAAGGCCGGTCCATGTTCCATGTGACCGGCGCCAGCAAACTACCCTTTGAAGTGGATGCCGGGGCACTTAAAATTAAAGTGCTGGGAACCGTATTTCAAGTGGTCAATGAAAAGAATGACCAGCGTGTATCCGTAAGCTGCGGTCGTGTGCTGGTCATCTCCCCGCATGATAGCTTAGTTCTCAAAGCCGGCCAGTCGGCCACCTATTCGCCGGCAACAGAAAAACTCCAGTTGCATGAAAACATAAAACAGCCCAACTACACGGTAAGTCCACGACACTTCCATTTCGTCAACAGTTCACTAACCGTTATTTGCCGGCAACTCGCCGACGCTTACGACGCAAGCATTATCCTGGCGGACAGCTCACTGCAGCCACTAACCATGAGCGCCGACTTCCGTAATGAGTCCCTCGATAATATCATGAACGTAATTGCCGCAACTCTCTCTATTCAATATCATCATTCAAATGATTCCATCATACTAAATGCGAAGCGTACTAACTAA
- a CDS encoding class I SAM-dependent methyltransferase: protein MINLIRTAERTNDATSINNYIFYRHLFAYNSVPSCYLTGKDVLELGCGTGYGMKVLSERTNTYVAVDKKKPAVEVKASNTYYHQCHLPDLQTIPDESFDTIICFQVIEHIKEDDLLLAAIKRILRPRGVAFITTPNRFATLVRNPFHIREYTPGEFSQKISGHFTQFDVTGVYGNEKVMAYYEANKNAVAKIVSFDRWDLINRMPAWLLRVPYSVMNNINRIMLFLSVPEETNNITDADFFVAPPGNNCLDLYAIIRKN, encoded by the coding sequence ATGATAAATCTTATTCGTACGGCGGAAAGAACAAATGATGCCACATCTATAAACAACTACATTTTTTACCGTCACCTGTTTGCCTATAACAGCGTGCCCTCCTGCTACCTGACAGGAAAAGACGTGCTGGAACTGGGCTGCGGAACAGGCTACGGCATGAAAGTACTTTCGGAAAGAACGAACACCTACGTAGCAGTGGATAAAAAAAAGCCAGCAGTAGAAGTCAAAGCATCAAATACATATTACCACCAGTGCCATCTGCCGGATCTTCAGACCATCCCCGACGAAAGCTTTGATACTATTATATGCTTCCAGGTAATAGAGCATATTAAAGAGGATGATTTGCTGCTGGCGGCAATAAAAAGAATACTAAGGCCCAGAGGAGTGGCTTTTATCACTACTCCCAACCGGTTTGCTACGTTAGTCAGAAACCCTTTTCATATCCGGGAATATACGCCCGGCGAATTTTCCCAAAAAATATCAGGGCATTTTACGCAATTTGATGTAACAGGAGTATATGGCAATGAAAAGGTAATGGCATACTATGAAGCCAACAAAAATGCTGTAGCAAAAATAGTAAGCTTTGACCGGTGGGACCTGATTAACCGGATGCCGGCATGGCTGCTGAGAGTACCTTACTCGGTCATGAACAATATTAATCGTATCATGCTCTTTCTTTCCGTTCCGGAGGAAACCAACAATATAACAGATGCCGACTTTTTCGTTGCCCCGCCCGGCAACAATTGCCTGGACCTGTATGCAATTATCCGGAAAAACTGA
- a CDS encoding M16 family metallopeptidase, with protein MHYKHWAAAGLSFLLLSGNVAMAQQEDQPMPLDTAVRTGKLANGFTYYIRRNEEPSKRVLFYLVNKVGSVLEDEDQLGLAHFMEHMNFNGTRHFKKNELIDYLQKAGVRFGADLNAYTGFDETVYQLPIPTDNPAMVSKGLEIMRDWAQEALLETDDINKERGVILEEKRLREGVSARVQEKTMPLMFNHSRYAARLPIGTDSILKNFPVDALRRFYRDWYRPDLQALIVVGDVNVDKVEQQLKKQFADLKNPANARPRPAYTIGLTGKNQFMAVTDPEITTTTLELVIKYPETKMITTADYKVAVRKALFNQLLSRRVGELSQQPNPPFLGVKAGIGNMTGGLEQFAYSVAAKPGRLQEAFAGTWLLLEQIKRFGFTQAELDQAKQSYTTGMESARREISKTPSQSYVAEYQQHFLQGAASPGFEWEYRFVKQYLPTITLADIKAVADKYIRPEANRDIFLTAPEKAPSALPDSATVDGWIKQLASASIQPYQENTADSVLLKEIPAGGKVVSRTELKALKMEQVTLSNGVKVWFKPTTYSNDQVRFSSFAPGGINKYSNEDFPTASNTIGIIGGSGLATFSPVQLSKMLNGKSVSVGAYIGGRSQGINGACNREDLETALQLIYLRYTAPRKDTVLFDNALERSAEAIRNKYDDPDNVFRDTVSNVLSGYHYRATPVTLRRLDSIHLDKAYDIYKDRFADASQANFIFVGNFRTDSILPLLERYLGALPALNRKEEAVILHTEVPKGRLIKKVEKGKGNKATVLLVYHGDCAYSTEENLQLQALTEILEYRLLASLREKAGEVYTPSAQGSMTREPDQRFAINVSFGCAPDHVEHLVGLVEQDIAALQQKGASNDELTKFKAGYRKQVELQVRNNEFWLQYIAGKLENKETLKPLPDVEKLLSKVTGKSLKDAAKKYLSGTNCIRFVALPDKSVTMSGK; from the coding sequence ATGCATTATAAACATTGGGCTGCAGCCGGCCTCAGCTTCCTGCTGCTGAGCGGAAACGTTGCCATGGCCCAGCAAGAGGACCAGCCCATGCCGCTGGACACAGCGGTACGCACGGGTAAACTGGCCAACGGGTTTACTTACTATATCAGGAGAAATGAAGAACCGTCGAAGCGGGTGTTGTTTTACCTGGTCAACAAGGTCGGGTCTGTCCTCGAAGATGAAGACCAGCTGGGGTTGGCCCACTTCATGGAACATATGAATTTCAACGGTACCCGGCATTTTAAGAAGAACGAGCTGATAGATTATCTGCAGAAAGCAGGAGTGAGGTTCGGGGCTGACCTGAACGCTTATACCGGGTTCGATGAAACCGTATACCAGCTGCCGATTCCGACAGACAATCCTGCGATGGTCAGCAAGGGATTGGAAATCATGCGTGACTGGGCGCAGGAAGCGTTGCTGGAAACAGATGATATCAACAAGGAACGCGGCGTGATACTGGAAGAAAAACGTTTACGCGAAGGCGTGAGTGCCCGTGTCCAGGAGAAAACGATGCCGTTGATGTTCAATCATTCCCGCTATGCGGCGAGGTTGCCCATCGGCACAGACAGTATTTTGAAGAATTTCCCGGTAGACGCGCTCCGCAGGTTTTACAGAGATTGGTACCGCCCCGACCTGCAGGCGCTGATAGTGGTGGGAGATGTGAACGTGGATAAGGTAGAGCAGCAGCTCAAAAAGCAGTTTGCCGATCTGAAGAATCCTGCTAATGCGCGGCCAAGGCCGGCCTATACCATCGGGCTTACAGGGAAAAACCAGTTTATGGCGGTCACCGATCCTGAAATCACCACGACCACGCTGGAGCTGGTGATAAAGTATCCGGAGACGAAAATGATCACTACGGCGGACTATAAGGTGGCTGTGAGAAAAGCGCTGTTCAACCAGCTGTTGAGCCGCAGGGTAGGGGAATTAAGCCAGCAGCCGAACCCTCCTTTCCTGGGTGTAAAAGCCGGTATCGGCAACATGACCGGCGGGCTGGAGCAGTTTGCCTATTCGGTAGCTGCCAAACCCGGCCGGTTACAGGAAGCCTTCGCCGGCACCTGGCTGCTGCTGGAACAAATAAAACGGTTTGGTTTTACGCAGGCCGAACTGGACCAGGCGAAACAAAGCTATACTACCGGAATGGAATCAGCCCGGAGGGAAATCAGCAAAACGCCTTCCCAAAGTTATGTGGCCGAATACCAGCAGCACTTTTTACAGGGCGCGGCCTCGCCGGGCTTCGAATGGGAATACCGGTTTGTTAAGCAGTACCTGCCGACCATTACTTTGGCCGATATCAAAGCGGTGGCCGATAAATATATCCGGCCGGAGGCCAACAGGGATATCTTCCTGACAGCACCGGAAAAAGCGCCATCGGCATTGCCGGACTCCGCTACAGTGGACGGGTGGATAAAACAGCTGGCTTCAGCTTCCATACAGCCGTACCAGGAAAATACGGCCGACAGCGTGTTGTTGAAAGAAATTCCTGCCGGCGGTAAAGTGGTTTCACGCACGGAGCTGAAAGCGCTGAAGATGGAGCAGGTAACGCTGAGCAACGGGGTAAAGGTGTGGTTTAAGCCCACCACCTATAGTAATGACCAGGTCCGGTTTTCCTCTTTTGCGCCGGGAGGCATTAATAAATACTCCAATGAAGACTTTCCCACCGCTTCCAATACCATCGGGATTATCGGCGGCAGCGGGCTGGCTACTTTTTCGCCGGTGCAGCTGTCGAAGATGCTCAACGGAAAGTCGGTGTCCGTAGGTGCGTATATCGGTGGACGTAGTCAGGGCATCAATGGCGCCTGCAACAGGGAGGACCTTGAAACGGCCCTGCAGCTGATCTACCTTCGTTATACCGCGCCAAGGAAAGACACGGTCTTGTTTGATAATGCGCTGGAAAGGTCTGCAGAGGCTATCAGAAACAAATACGATGATCCTGATAATGTATTCCGGGACACCGTCAGCAATGTTTTAAGCGGATATCATTACCGTGCAACGCCCGTTACCCTGCGGCGGCTGGACAGTATTCACCTGGACAAGGCCTATGATATCTATAAAGACAGGTTCGCGGACGCTTCGCAGGCCAACTTCATCTTTGTGGGTAATTTCCGGACAGACAGCATACTGCCGTTGCTGGAACGTTACCTGGGCGCGTTGCCGGCACTGAACAGGAAAGAGGAGGCCGTTATCCTGCATACTGAAGTCCCTAAAGGCCGGCTGATCAAAAAAGTGGAAAAAGGGAAGGGGAATAAGGCAACGGTGTTGCTGGTGTATCATGGCGATTGTGCTTACAGCACGGAAGAGAACCTGCAGTTACAGGCGTTGACAGAGATTCTGGAATACCGGCTGCTGGCAAGCCTGCGGGAAAAAGCAGGGGAGGTGTATACGCCGTCTGCGCAGGGAAGCATGACCAGAGAGCCTGATCAGCGTTTTGCCATTAACGTGTCTTTTGGTTGTGCACCGGACCATGTGGAGCATTTGGTGGGCCTCGTGGAACAGGACATCGCCGCTCTTCAGCAAAAAGGCGCCAGCAATGACGAGCTGACGAAGTTCAAAGCCGGCTACAGGAAACAGGTGGAATTGCAGGTCCGTAACAATGAGTTCTGGCTGCAGTATATTGCCGGGAAGCTGGAAAACAAAGAGACGTTAAAGCCTTTGCCGGATGTGGAAAAGCTTCTGAGCAAAGTGACGGGTAAGTCTTTGAAAGATGCGGCCAAAAAGTACCTGAGTGGTACAAACTGTATCCGGTTTGTGGCATTGCCTGACAAGTCCGTTACCATGTCAGGGAAATAA
- a CDS encoding MutS-related protein: MSFIADKQTLDDLSLLGQFNPASVFSLFNQVKTRGAEKLLDEMFLHPLSDADSINNRSAMFRYFGDHPVDFPFNGRQLERMEAYLDEGNEGSYLLALWKIGKKKIAEVLVKDEAYQLEVSGIQSSLRVVSGCIALLRQLEKEGRDQDEPWREWGALVSEVARDPRLKGSPDDQHSMMEHVRFHHLLTGVYRRQLKALLTLIYQLDVYIAVATVAKSRRFSYATALPKEKNIMEAWGVRHPWLEKAVTNTLSFRGDNNVLFLTGANMAGKSTLMKSAGILLYLAHMGFPVAATEMRFSVLDGIYSSVNVPDDLNKGYSHFYAEVLRVKKVAEAVAGGQSLFIIFDELFKGTNVKDAYDATLAVTTAFAGFSNCFFIISTHIFEAGHALMEKESSIRFEFLPTVMKNHVPQYTYRLQRGITEDRQGMIIIENEGILDML; this comes from the coding sequence ATGAGCTTTATTGCAGATAAACAAACGTTAGACGATCTGTCTTTATTAGGGCAATTTAACCCTGCGTCTGTTTTCAGCCTGTTCAACCAGGTGAAAACAAGAGGAGCGGAGAAACTGCTGGATGAAATGTTTTTGCATCCATTGAGCGATGCAGACAGCATCAATAACAGGAGTGCGATGTTTCGCTATTTCGGTGACCACCCGGTTGATTTTCCTTTCAACGGCAGACAGCTGGAGCGCATGGAAGCCTACCTGGATGAAGGGAACGAAGGCAGCTATCTGCTGGCGCTGTGGAAGATCGGTAAAAAGAAAATAGCAGAGGTGCTGGTGAAAGATGAGGCTTACCAGTTGGAAGTCTCCGGCATTCAGAGCAGTCTCCGGGTAGTGAGTGGCTGCATCGCGCTGCTGCGGCAGCTGGAGAAAGAGGGCCGTGACCAGGATGAGCCATGGCGGGAATGGGGGGCGCTGGTCAGCGAGGTGGCAAGAGATCCCCGCCTGAAGGGATCACCGGATGATCAGCATTCGATGATGGAACATGTTCGGTTTCATCATCTGCTGACGGGGGTATATCGCCGGCAGCTGAAAGCGTTGCTGACGCTTATCTACCAGCTGGACGTGTATATCGCCGTAGCAACGGTAGCGAAATCCAGGCGCTTCTCTTATGCTACAGCCCTTCCGAAAGAAAAAAATATCATGGAGGCGTGGGGAGTAAGGCACCCATGGTTGGAAAAAGCGGTGACCAATACCTTGTCCTTCCGGGGCGACAATAATGTGTTGTTTCTCACAGGGGCCAATATGGCCGGGAAATCTACCCTGATGAAATCGGCGGGCATCCTTTTATACCTGGCGCATATGGGGTTTCCTGTGGCGGCCACGGAGATGCGGTTTTCCGTACTGGATGGTATTTATTCTTCCGTCAACGTGCCGGACGATCTGAATAAAGGCTACAGCCATTTCTATGCAGAAGTGCTCAGGGTAAAGAAAGTAGCGGAAGCCGTAGCCGGGGGCCAATCGTTGTTCATCATCTTCGACGAGCTGTTTAAAGGCACCAATGTAAAAGATGCCTATGATGCCACGTTAGCGGTAACAACGGCGTTTGCCGGCTTCAGCAATTGTTTCTTTATTATCTCCACACATATTTTCGAGGCAGGCCACGCCCTCATGGAAAAAGAAAGTTCCATCCGGTTTGAATTTCTGCCAACTGTAATGAAGAACCATGTACCGCAGTATACCTACCGGTTGCAGCGCGGCATCACGGAAGACCGGCAGGGAATGATCATTATTGAAAATGAAGGGATACTTGACATGCTTTAG